Proteins found in one Colletes latitarsis isolate SP2378_abdomen chromosome 8, iyColLati1, whole genome shotgun sequence genomic segment:
- the LOC143344751 gene encoding uncharacterized protein LOC143344751 — MAMVYLSRRLNISLPSRVANASNVLLSSSMKLKIPIEDAWRRGSLARKLLTINGERNVSDGVSSRNSFIVERQRRIEAKNCPGRRVFLLGKGTSIPLQFALATIYHTWKFSKAICPSVGYVGPCTRKLSHPTTNIYSFANNPACRKFSSRGNSGKGVLCRTTSRRDTLCNHFSTEDSSCNKKSTSDGCCDQTTSAYQEPSKNQYSKTESDTGFSTSFPVEECSKPCTTSIEDPRDESCPPTESAASKNRFRCINVDDYCEPEDSRKERFWRFMVLFVAIPALIVTSFVVYRREMENKKQPRPEFVDVPYLRRIIKPFPWGNGVHTFFHNPVLNPISPHGYEVEDPNAVKTGEPKD, encoded by the exons ATGGCGATGGTCTATCTCTCGCGTAGGTTAAATATCTCGTTGCCGTCACGCGTTGCAAACGCCAGCAACGTATTGCTTTCTTCGTCGATGAAGCTGAAGATTCCAATTGAAGACGCTTGGAGACGCGGATCGTTGGCAAGAAAATTGTTAACGATAAACGGAG AGAGAAACGTATCCGACGGTGTATCATCGAGGAACTCTTTCATAGTCGAACGCCAACGACGAATCGAAGCGAAGAATTGCCCCGGAAGAAGGGTTTTCTTGCTTGGCAAGGGAACGTCGATTCCCTTGCAGTTCGCTTTGGCGACCATTTACCACACTTGGAAATTCTCCAAGGCAATTTGTCCTTCGGTAGGATACGTCGGTCCGTGCACGAGGAAGTTATCGCATCCGACGACGAACATTTATTCCTTCGCGAACAATCCGGCTTGCAGGAAGTTCTCGTCGCGTGGGAACTCGGGGAAGGGCGTCCTATGTAGAACGACGTCACGTCGCGATACTCTTTGCAATCATTTTTCCACCGAGGATAGCTCCTGCAACAAAAAATCGACGTCAGACGGGTGTTGCGATCAAACGACATCCGCGTACCAGGAACCTTCCAAGAACCAATACTCGAAAACGGAGTCTGACACGGGCTTTTCCACGAGCTTTCCCGTTGAAGAATGTTCCAAGCCGTGCACCACGTCGATCGAGGATCCTCGCGACGAGTCCTGCCCTCCTACCGAGTCCGCAGCCTCGAAGAACCGTTTTCGTTGCATAAACGTGGATGATTACTGCGAACCCGAAG ACTCGCGGAAGGAAAGATTCTGGCGTTTTATGGTGCTTTTCGTGGCGATTCCGGCATTAATAGTCACGTCGTTCGTCGTTTACAGAAGAGAAATGGAAAACAAAAAACAACCGAGACCCGAGTTCGTGGACGTTCCGTACCTGCGTCGAATAATTAAG CCTTTCCCATGGGGCAACGGCGTACACACCTTCTTCCACAATCCCGTGCTAAATCCAATATCCCCGCACGGATACGAAGTGGAAGACCCAAATGCAGTGAAGACAGGCGAACCAAAGGATTAA